A stretch of DNA from Aliarcobacter thereius LMG 24486:
AGCTTCTGCTCCCCAAATACTACTTTGAGCACCTTTTATAACTTCTATTCTTTCTATATCATTTATCATTAAATGTTCAAAATTAGCACCAAATCCACTTGGGTCGTTATATCTAATTCCGTCTATTAAAACTAAAGTATTTTCACTTTTCATTCCTCTTAAATACACAGGACTTGTTTGTCCAATTCCACCATTACTTGAAATAGAAACTCCTGCTAAAGAGTTCAAAGCTTCAGCAACTGTTTTAAACTTTCTTGACTCAATATCTTCAGCTGTTATAACATCAACATTGGCTGTAACATCTTTTAATTTTTGCTCTGATTTTGTAGCACTTGTAACTGTGATTTCACTTAGCTTTGTAGTTTCTTGCGAGTAAAGATTTGTTGCTATTAAAAAGCTTGCAACTAAGCTTATAGATATTTTGTTCTTCATTTTTGACCTTTTTTATTTTTTTAAATTATTTGTTGAATATGTTTTTATTGGTTTTAGCTCTGCTTTTATCAAGCTAAGTCTTATATCTGGTAGTTTTTCTAAATAGTTTTCAATCTTTGAGTAAAATCTATTTATTTTTGCACATGAAGTTGCCATTAATATACCAAAAAAGCTAAAGTATTTTTTCATTTTATCCTCCTTTCTTTTGTTAAATTTATTTTTTAGTGATTCATATTATTATGAATAGAATCTTGTGTATGTTTTATAACTATATAGCCTTTATATGCTGTATAAAGTCCAAAAACTATTACTAAAATTGCTGAAATTTTCATAAATATATCTTTTAAGCTTGATTGTTTAAATAATCCTACAAAAAAACCAACCAAAAATAGTGCTGGAATTGTAGAAATACCAAAAATAAACATAATAAGAGCTCCATTTAAAGCACTTGCTGTGCTAGCTGCCATTATTGCAAACATATATACAAATCCACAAGGTAAAAAACCATTTAAAACTCCTATAAAATAGAAGCTAAATAAAGAGTTGTTTCCTAAAACCTTTCTAAACATTTTTTGATAAAAAGGTGTTTTTGAACAAGATTGTTCAATTATTGTAAGAAATTTTATTTTTCCCATTAAAGAAAAACCAATTAAAATCATAATTAAACCTGTAATAAAAAATAAAATTCCTTTTGAGCTATTTGAAAAAGCCACAACAGAACCGATAAATCCAAAGATAAATCCTAAAAATGTATAAGATGAAACTCTTCCAAATGAGTAAAGTAAATGAACTAAAATTTGTTTTGATTTACTTTGTTCTACTCCTATTTTTGCACTTGAATACGCAAGAACTATTCCTCCACACATTCCAATACAGTGACCAAAAGATCCAAAAAAAGCAATTCCAATAACAGTAAGTAAGCTTATAGTTTCCATATTTTTCCTAAGATTTTGTTAAAGGATAAGATTATATTGATTTTGGCATAAAAAAAGGCTTTACAGAGGGAAAAACTGTAAAGCCTGTATAATATATTCAATTCATTTCAAAAAAAGTATAGGATACTAAAAATTGTATTATTTAGTAGGAGGATAAATACTAATATCCTATGAAAAGAATTATAGTAGAAGAAATATTAAAATAAGATAAAAGTTGTCCTATTTGAAATAAATCTTTTACTAATATTAAAACTATATAATACAAATCCAATTTAACTGAGGTGATATTTTATGAAAATGATTATATTTGATATG
This window harbors:
- a CDS encoding sulfite exporter TauE/SafE family protein, whose protein sequence is METISLLTVIGIAFFGSFGHCIGMCGGIVLAYSSAKIGVEQSKSKQILVHLLYSFGRVSSYTFLGFIFGFIGSVVAFSNSSKGILFFITGLIMILIGFSLMGKIKFLTIIEQSCSKTPFYQKMFRKVLGNNSLFSFYFIGVLNGFLPCGFVYMFAIMAASTASALNGALIMFIFGISTIPALFLVGFFVGLFKQSSLKDIFMKISAILVIVFGLYTAYKGYIVIKHTQDSIHNNMNH